The window CGGAAGTGTTTAGATATGTATCGCTCACAGCTGCTGTAATATGCACGAGCTGGTTTATTGTAGGCGTTGATGTGGATGTTGAAAGATTTGTTACCGCTGGTTTCATCTTATCAATAGTCATATCCAGAGAATCGTTGTATGCGGAATTACCTGCCTGATCTGAGGCTGAAATGTTTAGTGTCAGGTTCCCTTCTGGCAAATTCGTGTCTACAGTTCCATTCAATCCGTAAATACCAGGTCCGAGCTTTCCCAGCGTCTTGTTGTGCACCTCAACCTTCGACTCGTTTATGACATGCATGGTCACAGCGAGATTCTCACTAACAATGTCCGTGGCATTTATCTCGACGAAAAAGCTATCACCCGTTTTCATCATCGTATCATTTATGAAGACGGAGTCGAATGCAGGCGATATGGTATCAAGAATAATTGTATCATTGACAGGTAATGTCTCGCCTGCATCATTTCTGGCATTAAAGTAAACTGTTTTTAAGCCGTCACTATTGCTTAATGTCCATGATTTCGTAGACGCCATTGGTTCCCATGTACTCCATGAAGCATTGTCGTTGCTGAAGCTCATATTTTCTGCGTTAATTGCTGATATGCTCAGAGTAACAGATGCTGAGTTAGTGTAAGCATTTCCATAGTTTATTGCAATGGATGGAGAGGAGGGAGGAGGAGGCGATGTTAATGCTGCATCATCCACAGTGAAAAGAGTCGGAGCACTACTATCAGTTGTTGTATTGAATTTCAGCCGAATCGTCTGTCCTATGAATTCTGATACATTATATTTTTCACTTATTCTCCAGCCATCGCTCGCGTTAAGATTGCTCAGAGTCACAAGTGACCTTAATAAAGTATTATCTCCAGGACTTCTTATTTCAACTTTCATTTTATCATAAGGAGTTGTAGTTGTGCCCTCCGTGGTGTAAATCCGATACCAGAACCGGACATATGCGTGCTTCAAGTTCGAAGGAAGCGTTACATCCTGATAAATATACTCATTTGCTTTGTCATAACCACTCATTTCTGCGTCCCAGCTTCCGCTGTGAGCATACTGGGAGCTATTAATTACCGGGTATCCACCGCTGCTGTACTCAACCCAGTTTATATGCCCACTCTCAAAGCCGGGGTTAAGTAAAAGATTTAAAGTTTCCGCAGCTGGATAAAACCTGCCGCAGTAATTGGAATTAATACCATGGTTGTTATAAAAGGCAGTGCAGATTTCGAATAGATGCGGTGTACCATCTCCAAGATTCGTATTGTTATCATCTGCAACCATGATATCTTCAAGATATTCTGTAAAGTTGAAAGGTTCTAGTTTCATTGCGTTGATAACAAGCTTATCTGAGCTTTCATTTCCCAACATCGTTCTGATATCCCACGCCGCGCCTGAGACTATTCTGCTGTCGTCGTGCACCTCTCCGACAATATCATCAGGATATCTGTAGGTGTTGTTCAGATATCTCATACAACCTGGGCCATCGATATTCTCCATACAGGAGTTATTATTAATCGTGCTCGCGAAATAATCTGCCCATCCTTCATTCAGCGCACCGCTCTCATCACTGTAAGGCAGAGGTGTTGTATAAACATGGTCAACTACATTATGTGTGTACTCATGGTAGATAATACTGCTAAATAATGACGTGGCTTCGCATCCATACCCTGCGCCAAAGAAATAGAGATCGGTACCAGTGCTGAATGCATTGCAATAATCAGGATATTGAACATTTGCGATAGTCTGATAATTCATGGAATAGATGTCAAAAGGACTTCCTTTGGTAAAGAAGTCGTGGACTATATTTACATGATAGAAGACGTTTGACTGCTCTTTTTTATAATAGGAATCATTATCGCTCCAGTCCCAGTTGTGCGTAGAGGGAGTCGTAACAGTTGCTCTGTGGAATGCATTTTCTCCAGTGTCGTTATTTACTTTCACAAATGGCCCTTCGAGCTGCGAATATAGGATAAAACTGCTTAAAGGCACTGAAAAGCTGTAGTTACCGTCTGACCCAGTGTTCCCTAATACTGTATGGCTTGGCATCTCCTGTTCTACTATGGAAAATCCTATATTATTCCACTTATCAAAGTTGTCTGCAGGATCGATAAAAACAACGCCATTGTTTGTAATAACTTTAGCGTCATCGATATACCATCCATCATAGCTAATGGATTGATCAGTAGTATATCCAAAACCTATCCAAATCTGCTTTCCAATATAAGAAGATAGGTCTATGTCCATTGTGTCCCATGTACTTCGATTGTCTGTATATTCTTCAATAATTATAAAATTAGATGGATTTATACAATCAACTGTGCAGATAGCTACAAGACCAGAATCCCAGTAATTCTCTATGAAATACTTTGTCTTAAATTCAAGAGTTGCCGAGGAAACGCCGCTCAAACTTATAGGGTTTTTTGTTTCGATATGATTCCATAAATTGTTCCCTTCGCCGGACCAGAATACATTACTTAAAGTGTTAGCTTCAGAATATAGCTTCTCGTTCCGAAATCCTTTTGTTACCTTGCTCTGGTTAGGATTCTCTGGATACATCGGTCCTATAACTCTTCCGTTCAGAGTACCAAAAACGACCTTGTTGTATTTCTCCAAGATTTCGCCGTTGTTTGCATCAATTATATAAATCCACTTTGCAGGAGGAGACTTGATCAGTCCGAGTTCTACTTTGTAAGCGAGATGGTACTCATTCCCAATCTTTGTGAACCTGGGATAGATCACAAGGGAGGCATCTTCCACACTGGTTATCTCTTCTGTAATATTCTTGTCCGTAACATTTTCAGATTTCAGTCTATGCAAATCCCTGAAATTATAAGTTCGCTGCGGTTTTAAACCTCCCTCTATGCGAACTCCTATATCCTTCTCCACAATCTCCAATATACCTGCATCGCTTAACGCTGGTTCAGTGCTGATCTCTATTTTTGGATAGTAGTTAGATTTGAGAGTTACCATCTTTCCATTTTTGATCGCCGCTATCACACTGCTTGAATAAACAGGCAGCCCGTTGTATGTCTGGACATATTTTAATATCGATAAATCCTCGGGTTTTTGAGCGATGTAAGATGAAGAGGTTACTAAATTCTTAGGATCAACTTCAAAGCGCAAAGGATTATTCGAAAGGAAAGAGCGAACTTTCGAATCCAAATCGTTCTGAGAAATAGAAATGCCATTGTATCCAAGGTCAAAACTTCCTCTGACTATCTTTTTGAACTCTTCACTATTATGCATGACCTGTCCAGCATAGAGGGTCTCCATTGACTTCTTATTTCCATCCGATTCAGATTTCATGCTGCTTTGAGTTTTGTTATCTGCAGTAAATCCCCATGCCACCCCAAGAAGCACGAAAAGTGCCAAACAAATCAATACCAATCTTCTCATATTTTCCTCTTATGTCACAAACAATTGCTCTTTTTTAATTATTTCATTTCCAAGATCATCATAATAAAAATTCCAAGCCAAGTTATCTCCTATTCTAACCTTCCAGGCTGTTCTGTTTTCTATGACCGTCTTTTCAATAGTTTTTATGTCCTTTTCCGTCACATTGTAAGTGACAGGTCTTCCTGCGATGTCTCTGTATACAATACCGGTTCCGATCAGATTGTTTCTTATCTTATCCTTTATTGCATCAATGCCGGCAGGTGTCGGGAATACCGTGGAAGATGTATTATCACTTGAATTAAGAGTTTTTTCTACACAGCCCGCATTAAATATTACAAAAAATGTAACAATCCATGTACTGATAATTTTTTTCCAAATTTTATGCGAAGCATTTCGGTTCGCTCTTTCCAGAGGAAAACAATTCCTCATCTTTTTCGACACCATTTTTCCCACATTTTCCTAGAATATATGATGATTGCCCACGGTACGTTTTTCTAGCGACATCACCAAAACCCAAACTCTCTTCTATACCGGCCATATATATTACTTTCGTTTTTAAAAACGAAAAATGAGAAAAGTTGGGGATTAATATAAAATAAAAAATTTTAAAAAAAGGTTAAAACGGCTCGTTCAGATCTGCATCGAACTTGCCGCTGTTGATCGCTACAATAGCTTCCTTTGGATTCAGACCCTCGAAGGTCACACCAAGGGGAACGCATGAGCCCACGACCTCTTTCACCGCATTTTTCAATGTCTTTGAGAGAGTGTCGCTCTTCTTCATGCGCGCTATTTTCACTGCCTGTTTAGCAGTGAGATTGCCGATCGTCTTCGTGTTCGGTGTACCGGAGCCCGTTTCGACTCCCAGTTCTTTCTTTATGAGCGACGAGGTTGGCGGTGTCCCGACCTGGATCGTGAACTGCTTCTTATCGTCAACTATTATTTTGACAGGGACCTGCATTCCGGCGAACGCTTTTGTCTCCTGGTTTATCTTATCTATGATTGCCTTTACATTCACGCCGAGCGGACCAAGCGATGGACCAAGTGGCGGACCCGGGGTTGCAGAACCGCCGGGGACTAATGCTTCTAATGTGGTTACCATTTTTAATTCTCCTTTATTAATGCAATTATTTCTCTATTTCTTCACGTTTCAGAATCCTCACGTTATCACCGCGGACCGTCACAGGGATGGGCACCATCGCCTCGAACAGCTCGACGGTGATCTCTTCATGAGCTTCATCTATCCTTTTTACTCTTGCCTTTTCACCCTTGAAAGGACCGGATACAAGCTCCACTATACTGCCCTCTGTGATACCCGTGACCGTGAGTTTGGGCGTCAGAAAGTGCTCGACCTCGGCAAAATTGGACTGACCTTTCACCAGCGTGCGCGCGTGCGGCAGCGTCTGAATGACCTGTTCAACGACCTCTGGTCCTGCAGCCTCGACGAGTATGTATCCTTTTAATTCATCGGGCGCCAGGATCGCGCGAATATCAAGATGCTCTTTTTTTGCCACTTTCTCGATCAGGTTGGCCACTGCCCTTTCCTGGTTCGCCGTTGTCTTGACCACATAAATGGGAGCAGATTCCTCTTTCACCTCATCGTTCATTTGAACCATCCTGGCATCACTGTTATCAATATGTATATGATAAAACCGATGAATCCGATCAACAGTATCCCGGCAC of the Candidatus Methanoperedens sp. genome contains:
- a CDS encoding 50S ribosomal protein L11 — protein: MVTTLEALVPGGSATPGPPLGPSLGPLGVNVKAIIDKINQETKAFAGMQVPVKIIVDDKKQFTIQVGTPPTSSLIKKELGVETGSGTPNTKTIGNLTAKQAVKIARMKKSDTLSKTLKNAVKEVVGSCVPLGVTFEGLNPKEAIVAINSGKFDADLNEPF
- a CDS encoding PGF-pre-PGF domain-containing protein, which translates into the protein MRRLVLICLALFVLLGVAWGFTADNKTQSSMKSESDGNKKSMETLYAGQVMHNSEEFKKIVRGSFDLGYNGISISQNDLDSKVRSFLSNNPLRFEVDPKNLVTSSSYIAQKPEDLSILKYVQTYNGLPVYSSSVIAAIKNGKMVTLKSNYYPKIEISTEPALSDAGILEIVEKDIGVRIEGGLKPQRTYNFRDLHRLKSENVTDKNITEEITSVEDASLVIYPRFTKIGNEYHLAYKVELGLIKSPPAKWIYIIDANNGEILEKYNKVVFGTLNGRVIGPMYPENPNQSKVTKGFRNEKLYSEANTLSNVFWSGEGNNLWNHIETKNPISLSGVSSATLEFKTKYFIENYWDSGLVAICTVDCINPSNFIIIEEYTDNRSTWDTMDIDLSSYIGKQIWIGFGYTTDQSISYDGWYIDDAKVITNNGVVFIDPADNFDKWNNIGFSIVEQEMPSHTVLGNTGSDGNYSFSVPLSSFILYSQLEGPFVKVNNDTGENAFHRATVTTPSTHNWDWSDNDSYYKKEQSNVFYHVNIVHDFFTKGSPFDIYSMNYQTIANVQYPDYCNAFSTGTDLYFFGAGYGCEATSLFSSIIYHEYTHNVVDHVYTTPLPYSDESGALNEGWADYFASTINNNSCMENIDGPGCMRYLNNTYRYPDDIVGEVHDDSRIVSGAAWDIRTMLGNESSDKLVINAMKLEPFNFTEYLEDIMVADDNNTNLGDGTPHLFEICTAFYNNHGINSNYCGRFYPAAETLNLLLNPGFESGHINWVEYSSGGYPVINSSQYAHSGSWDAEMSGYDKANEYIYQDVTLPSNLKHAYVRFWYRIYTTEGTTTTPYDKMKVEIRSPGDNTLLRSLVTLSNLNASDGWRISEKYNVSEFIGQTIRLKFNTTTDSSAPTLFTVDDAALTSPPPPSSPSIAINYGNAYTNSASVTLSISAINAENMSFSNDNASWSTWEPMASTKSWTLSNSDGLKTVYFNARNDAGETLPVNDTIILDTISPAFDSVFINDTMMKTGDSFFVEINATDIVSENLAVTMHVINESKVEVHNKTLGKLGPGIYGLNGTVDTNLPEGNLTLNISASDQAGNSAYNDSLDMTIDKMKPAVTNLSTSTSTPTINQLVHITAAVSDTYLNTSGIRVEVKHPKGFLNISPMTGNGPFYLDYSNNSEYGRYNVTIIATDLAGNINNTEKTWFVTRMPPYINQSVNTTANNATIMNASREANTTLELVTSNDTISGTVNITMSSDIPPEMNQSFALTPLGKYIEINASENIRKNITWIKLKFYYTKAELDASGLDEASLKISWFNESAVPYRWETLSAGSPQWVYGVGVETADTDGYAGYVWANISHLSTFAVLGAPSASPSPPPSSSGGGGGGGGGGGGGASGENFTNIELKEKYDLFIFKDQVTPYRFTNASNPLLLINITGNISAGEINVAVEVLRNTSSLLKIPAPGIVYKNINIWVGSTGFAVPKNIKEALIRFRVDNSWLANNNLRSGDIRMVKWDSGRWAPVETAEETRDDKYTYYEAKTIAFSHFAIVGLESGQVQKAISEKEGAVASAGTVENANPSIILTPKGPGFEFFLVLIALSALYKLGRKKR
- a CDS encoding transcription elongation factor Spt5, with the translated sequence MNDEVKEESAPIYVVKTTANQERAVANLIEKVAKKEHLDIRAILAPDELKGYILVEAAGPEVVEQVIQTLPHARTLVKGQSNFAEVEHFLTPKLTVTGITEGSIVELVSGPFKGEKARVKRIDEAHEEITVELFEAMVPIPVTVRGDNVRILKREEIEK